DNA sequence from the Pseudomonas fluorescens Q2-87 genome:
ATCGACCTGGCCATCGCCGACGGTCAGTTCGTCTCGTTGGTCGGGGCGTCCGGCTGCGGCAAATCAACGCTGCTGCGAATGATCGCCGGACTGGAAACCGTCAGTGCCGGGACCATTGAGCTCAATGGCAAAGTCATCAACACCCTCTCGCCCAAGGACCGGGACATCGCCATGGTGTTCCAGAACTACGCGCTGTATCCGCACATGACGGTGGCGCAGAACATGGGCTTCAGCCTGCATCTGCGCAAGGAGTCGCCCGAACGCATCGACAAGGCCGTGCGGGAAACCGCCGCCCTGCTCGGCCTCACGCCGTACCTGGAGCGCTACCCCAAGGCCTTGTCGGGCGGCCAGCGCCAGCGCGTCGCCATGGGCCGGGCCATCGTGCGCCAGCCCCAGGTGTTTCTGTTCGACGAACCGCTGTCCAACCTCGACGCCAAGCTGCGGGTGCAGATGCGCATTGAAATCCGCACGCTGCAACGCCGGCTCGGCACGACTGCTATCTACGTGACCCACGATCAGATGGAGGCCATGACCATGTCCGACCTCATCGTGGTGATGAACGCCGGGCGCATCGAACAAGTCGGCGCGCCCATCGAGGTCTACGACCGTCCCGTCAACCTCTTCGTCGCGACCTTCATTGGCTCTCCGGCGATGAACCTGATCGAGGGTGCGCTGGAGCATGAAGGTACGCTGTCGTTCGTGCGGGTCGGTGGCCACAGGATCGCCCTCGGCCGGCACATCGATCGGCTGCCCTCGACGCCGGTGGTGGTCGGCATCCGACCCGAGCATGTGACCCTGGCGGCGCTGGAAGGCGCAACGTTCTCGCTGCCACTGGGCGTGGAACTGATCGAGCCAACCGGCGCCGACAGCCATGTCTACGGGCATTCATGCGGGGCCCAGGTGATGGCCTCACTGTCACGGCGCGACAGCCTGGCATTGGGCGACCAGGTGACGTTACATGGGCGTTGCGAGCAGTTGCACGTGTTCGAGAAGGCCAGTGGGATGCGGGTTGACTGAAGCGATAGTACGGGCAGCGATACTGCCGGGCGGGAAAAATCAATCTTGAGCAAACCCGGCTAGGCGCGTCCATGCCGGTATAGTCGACTCTATTGCCGACCGTACCTCCAAGAGCCTTTACCAGTGCCTGACATGCCGACCCACTCTGCTTACACCAAACGCTTCGACGCTGTGCTCGCCTATATCGATGACAACCTCGAAGGCGACCTGTCGGTAAAGGCGTTGAGCCAAGTGGCGAATTTTTCGGCCTTTCACTTCCACCGACAGTTCACCGGGTTCGTCGGCGTGCCAGTCTCCCGTTATGTGCAGCTGATGCGGCTACGACGGGCGGCACATCGCCTCGCTGCGCTCGCTGACCATTCGATACTGGACGCTGCGTCCGATGCCGGTTTTGAAAGTCCCGAGGCCTTTTCCAGGGCGTTCAGGCGGGCGTTTGGCATGACGCCGAGTGCGTTTCGCAAGGAACCGAACTGGCAGGTCTGGAATGCGGTGTTCGCCATCCCTCATTTTTCCAGGACGATCATCATGCAAGTACGAATCGTGCAATTCCCTGAAGTCAGGGTCGCTGCCCTTGAGCATTGCGGGCCCACCGGGCTCGTCAATGAAAGCGTGCGCAAGTTTGTCGAGTGGCGCATGCACAGCGGACAGTCGCCGGTGGTATCGAGCCGGACCTTTGGCATTCCGTTCAACAACCCCGATACAACACCGGCGCATGCGTTTCGCTTCGCCATCTGTGGCGAGATTCATGAGGCCGTGGCGCCAAATGCGTCCGGCGTGCATGAACGCATCATTGCTGGCGGTCGCTACGCCGTGGTGCGACATGCGGGGTCACCGGATCACATCGGCGAAACGATCTATCCGGTCTACCGCGATTGGCTGCCTGCCAGTGGAGAAGAACTGCGGGACCAGCCGCTGTTCTTCCATTACCTGAGTGTGTATCCCGAGACGCCGCAGGATCAATGGCAGACCGATGTGTATGTGCCGCTGCAATAGCGGAGCAAACAATCTGCGGGAGCGAGCCTGCTCGCGGTGGCGACGGCTCAGTTACGCATTAAGGGGCCGCGTCAGCCACCGCGAACCCATTGTGCAGGTCCTC
Encoded proteins:
- a CDS encoding ABC transporter ATP-binding protein; the encoded protein is MATVNIQQLQKNYGAIAVLHGIDLAIADGQFVSLVGASGCGKSTLLRMIAGLETVSAGTIELNGKVINTLSPKDRDIAMVFQNYALYPHMTVAQNMGFSLHLRKESPERIDKAVRETAALLGLTPYLERYPKALSGGQRQRVAMGRAIVRQPQVFLFDEPLSNLDAKLRVQMRIEIRTLQRRLGTTAIYVTHDQMEAMTMSDLIVVMNAGRIEQVGAPIEVYDRPVNLFVATFIGSPAMNLIEGALEHEGTLSFVRVGGHRIALGRHIDRLPSTPVVVGIRPEHVTLAALEGATFSLPLGVELIEPTGADSHVYGHSCGAQVMASLSRRDSLALGDQVTLHGRCEQLHVFEKASGMRVD
- a CDS encoding AraC family transcriptional regulator, whose protein sequence is MPDMPTHSAYTKRFDAVLAYIDDNLEGDLSVKALSQVANFSAFHFHRQFTGFVGVPVSRYVQLMRLRRAAHRLAALADHSILDAASDAGFESPEAFSRAFRRAFGMTPSAFRKEPNWQVWNAVFAIPHFSRTIIMQVRIVQFPEVRVAALEHCGPTGLVNESVRKFVEWRMHSGQSPVVSSRTFGIPFNNPDTTPAHAFRFAICGEIHEAVAPNASGVHERIIAGGRYAVVRHAGSPDHIGETIYPVYRDWLPASGEELRDQPLFFHYLSVYPETPQDQWQTDVYVPLQ